The window TCAGAAAAAAGGGGCTGGGCtctgtgctttatatagaaATACAAATAATTTTTTATACAAATAAGTACGGCCTAGGGTCcaggtagctagctactatactatacctTAGGGCAGTGCTAAATAGACAAAGACAGCACTCTACAGAGTATCACAGGTGAGGAAGTACACGTGCATTGGAGGGTAAAAATACACGTATTGGAGGTTATATGTATATTATTGTGTCTTCTCTCCAACACAAGACAACCCCTGAGGGCAGAGCAGTGTCTCCACCATTGTCTGCTGGGCTGGCTACTCATTCATTTGTGATACCCAAAGGCGGTGGTCTGAGGATTGTGATTGGGATGGACCTCATCTCTTTATTGAGAAGAACCTCAATGGAATGGCTGCTGCCCAAGGTAGGGggtagatgggcgtggtccgCCTCCAAAAAGGGAGACGGGttgcagccctatctagcattcaCGCAGCACCAATACTGGCAAGTTGCCGTGTGAGAGTTGTCctgcaaaccacaaaatgcATGATGGGGTGATATTGCTTCCATACTGCTCCTATATACGCCTCTAACCCTAACCGTTGCCCGTCCACCCAAAAGAAGGGAGgacgggtttcaagcctatgtctAGATTTGTATAGTGCTGCATTTACGTACAGCTTCTTATCAGTTTTTACATTTAGTCATAACGTTGCTACACTCTTTCCGCCATTTCACCCCCTTTTGGAAAATATCATCTGGTTGCTTAGCCGCATAGTCAATTGCCGctgttacatgcagtataatagaACTTTTTATGGTAAATACTAGGAgtatgtataaaagctatttaGTATTAGTagagctttatgttatgtatagctctggtatctccaccgaggcatcagcacttgcggtgctttcatttaacagggtttcatacaggattctTAGCTAGGAGGGGGAAGCGTTTAATTCAGGGGTGTCCCGGGGGAGGACAaaattgcacgctgtcaacGACAACGTATTGTTTTCGAATAACTCCCGTGGCCGAAAATGTTAAtaaaaactgcagagaacttcatcattcacgattagaaatcaatagtatggttacttgtgctattaatcccatattgcaattctattaattatatacatgcagtctatTATTAGAGTTATGATTGTTCTGTGCATGCCTCGCACTTCCATTCGACGCCATCAACTTGAAACACTTCGTTGGGAATGCTCAAGCACGATCGATGATACCACCCCTTGCAAACATCACATTCTGCCATAGGATCGTCTTCGATGCTTTCCTCGGGCATTCTGCATGTGCAGTACAGGGAGACATGCTCAGCGTGGATCACACCTGTTGAGGTCCTCGAATTCCTTATTGGGAAGCGATCGAAGCAGCACTTCTTGAGGCTCTCCTTCAGGTGTTGTCTTGTGGATGTGTGCTCGTACACCACGGTCAGCGGATCGTTCCCAGCACACAAGTCATAGGCAATGGCGATAGCTAGCACACCACAGTCAGAGCCGTTTGTCTGTCGACCGACGTCCATCATGTTGATTGTGAGGTTGGGTAAGGTGCATAACATCAGGCTTGCTATAATTGGAATCGTTGACTTCTGAACGCTGCGGTACATGGTGTCGTAGACGTTTACTTGCCCCGGGCTACAGCCAACAGTAGACACAACACACCAGTGCATATTGCTCACGTTTAAAATTTGAACAAATTCTCCTTTGTTCACATTGAATCCTCTAATCGCTTGGAGTGTAGGTGGCTGTAGGCCTTCAATGTGCGGGAAATGCTGGTACAAAAGGTGTTGGCTTGCAGTGATGACGATATCATTCAGCCATCCTGTGGGTCTATCAATCTTGTTGATGTCAGTTGATGACAGACAGTATATGGATGTTTGAATAGTGTTATCACCCTGTTGTGTGTCTGGGTCCTCTTCTGAATCATCGTCCTCCACGTACAGATAGTCTGGAGTGTCGATTGCACACGAGCAGCTCACCATGTCTTCTTCCTGCAGTGCTCTGGTTGACACGACCTCGCTCTGGCGCCAGTTGTCGAGGGGAATCTCGTAGCCTTCGTCTTCCCCCAATTTGTGTAGCTCACTTCCTCCAAATCGCTTCAATAGGGTCCCTCGCTTGGAATGGAGTGTGTATCGCTTGTTGGTCACTTGAGCAATGCGACAGACAAGGTGTTTCCCAGACAACCTCGTAACGTGGATGGCTACCTTGTCTCCAGGTTTGAAAGTCTGGAAGAGCCTTTTCCCACGGTTCCTATTGCCCGCTGGGCAGTTTCTCTTGTGTGCTTTGGGATTTGGGCAGATACATTCGCCTCGTTCTGCGTGCAAAATTTGATCCTCGAAGTCGCTTTCACTGCTGTCACTGCTGTCCCTGTTCACACTAGCGTCTGTCCCATTGTTTCTGTGTTGTAAAAATATTTATAGCGAACATGTTATCACAATCACACCACAAAATCCCATTGTGGCGGCTGCTGTACATTACACATTGCTTCTGttagtatacatgcattcatGTGTACGTATTACTCACTCATCTGATTCAGCTGAAGAAGGTCCTTGTTTCTCTGATTTAGGATGACTTCTGGCATCCCTGCATGTAAATAAGAAACCCGGACATCAGATCAGTAAATtgtatagatgcatgcatggtgtgctTCAATCATATTAACTGGACACAATGTTTTTTGCGTGTCTGTATGTTGTTTTAAAATCTCATTACAACTCTGACCTGCTTGCGTGTCGCTTGTTCAGTGGGCAGTCTCTGTGAGATTTGTTTCTGTGTTCGCTGGAGCCACACTTGCAGAGTTTCGTGGCAGCTTGATCCTTCTCTGTTCTCTTTCTCCTCCATTCACAACCGTATGCATCACCGAGTTTCTTTGACCACTTTATTCTTTCTTCCCTGTCCATCTTTCTCTTAACCTTATATCGTATCCTTCTCTTCTTGTGCTTATCCTCTTTGATTTCTCTCAATTGCTTGTCTCTGGATTTTCCGTACTTCTCCAGAGCATCCTCAATTCCTGTATAGAGGGGCAGCCCCAACCTTTGGTACAGCACAGGAATCCAGTGGTAATGAGGTCCTTTGTTTTTTCTCATTGAGGTAAGGTTGGCTTGAAGGAGGCCCAGCTCTGTGGAGAGCTCGTAGTGACTCTTTTCCAAGGAGATGTGCTTCTGCCTAAATCGAATTAGGATGTTGTGTGATGATTCCATCGAGTTTGTGTGCCCTGCTTTTAGTTCTGGGTGGATCAGCGATGATGACTTTCGAGCCCTGTGCTCAATCTCCGTCCTGTAGGCCATCATATGGAAAGGACATGTCAGCTTATCCCGTGTGTGGTACTCTTGTCCCTCGCACACAAAGTTTGTTTTGTCGGGGCACTCTCCACAGCTGCACACTTTTAGGGCGTGAAAATCGCAAGATCCGCCATCCCACACGTGTTCATCAATTGCATGATGGTAGAGACTACGGGTTTTTTTTTCAAATTCCTCTTTGGACTCGCTGTTCGACAGAATTTTTGAGAACAAATTTCTGGAGTTTTTGATGAACTGGTCAGTGAAACATCCGCAGCCTTTCTTGTGCTTTTTTCCAGAACAGGAGCAGGGCTTGTTCTGTATGTCCGCAATGTGATTTTGATGACTTTTAAACATTGTAGAGGTGAACGCTTTCATTTGCATCAGCTTTTTCAACTGATTGAGATGAGACCTTCCCTCGTGTCCACGACACATCATTATTTCTACGTCCTCGTAGATACCTCTTATGGCCTTTGAGGTGGAGGAGTCATCATCCTGCCAATTAGGGGTTGGtgtaattattttgtaaattaaGGCAGGAATTGCATCATTCTAGCTTGCttataatcatagatataaTGCCATTAAGTATAACCATTACCTGCCGGTTTATTTCCAATTTCATCCCCTCTTCTTTGGCTTGCTGGAAGAGTTTCCTGGCTGCATAGCCCTCCGCTCCCTTGGACGTCCCCTTGTACAGATTGTCTCCGCCCTTTTGAGACAGATGTATTCGAAACAGCAATTCACCTGTGAAATAATTTCTAATACTGAAAGTAAAGTTCGAAAGAGCAATTCACCTGTGAAATAATTTCTAATGCTGAAAGTAAAGTTCTTCGAATGATGACCTCTTGTCATCCATGCTCCatctgcaacagtgacggctctCTTCCACGATCCTAGCTCTTCTGGTTTCATTTGTTTCATGGCCTCTTTGGCTTCTGTGCACATCTCATCCACCATTTTTTTGACCACTGGGTGCATAGTGCGAATAGTGTCTTGAAACCGGTCGTCGTATGTGGACTGAATTCCCAGCGAGTAGCGTAAGACCTTGGTGTAGGTTGTGAAGGTACACCCACTGATGATGAAGGCGACATGCAGTGCTCGTGTGATCTCACTGTTCCTTCCATCTTCTTGTACCTTGCACGTGTCCAGTGTGAGCTCTTGTCCTCGGCATCCGTCACAATTGTATGTTATTGTTGCAGCTCCACCTATTCCCCTCTTGACTGAGGTGGGAACAAGGTTACCCCTACAAGCTGGTTCAGGGCACTGACGAATCTCATTGAGGCGTTCAACAAACTCGTCCAACTGGCTCAAATCAAGAAAACAAAGCGCCTTTTCATGCGCATTAGTACATCTTATGTCCATTGGTGTTATAATGTAGTCCAAATCTTGAGGGTATTCCACAGTGGAGAGGGGTGTGTCTGGTTGCGAATCCTGAAGGGGGGTCTGCTCTGGTAAAtttagcatataattatacatgtacgtgcatataCCGTAAATAGGGACGGATTTCAACCAATTATAAGCTGCGAAAAACAATATAGCACGTAGTCAAAATATAATACGCGAAATTTGCGGCAATTTTATGGAAAAAATTGGGGGCCCGCTATGTATGATacatatgtataattatatgcactgtacGTGGTTGTACTGATGATGTAACTATTAATTTTCTCACCTGTAGACATCTCCTCTTTGGAGTAGGGGGCGAGTCGGACTCTTGTAGCCTGTCCTGTTCAGAGTAGTCTTCAAGTTCCTGTATACAGGTGGGTTAAATTCCttagcataccgtatagcgggtaattttcgggggacaaaatattcgtggttcagcaatattgagacatttcgtgggtaatattttcgtggttggagcttgcactgcaggtaaaggtaggcaaggtcgcttcattcgtgggtaaaatattcgtggtcagacctacaaccacgaaaaccacgaatattttgccccacgaaaattatacgctatacggtatatccgGTTTCTGAGCATTATATGTAGTTGCCGTGTATACAATACATACTTGTTGTTTTCAAATGCGGTTCACCAAATGCAGTTTCCACTCTATATATCACAAAGTACATACAGCAAGGGTGTACAAACCTCTGAGTCCTTTGTTGGGGTGAGAGGCGAGTCTTCCATGCTGGACATCGCAGAGTTCTCTTTGCACCTGGAATATCTTGCTCTGTGAGATCAACTTGCTGAGTTTGGTGAGATGAATAGTGCTgtttgtgtactgtgtagccTTTATATGCAACTAACCAATGATGTAACTACAATCTAAAAATAATACTTGGTGTGGTGGTTTGTGGTTTTTTCAGCTGAGCTACCTGGTCACTTTGTGGTTAGGGTCACTTTGCTGACCATCAGCACACAGAAATGGTGTGTGGTTTTTTTCAAGCTGAGTTGTCACTTTGTGGTCATGACCAGCACAGAGGAAAAACCCTAGGCACAATTTTTAGGTTGTCACAAGTTATGAAAAATAAGGTAAGTGAGATGATTATATCTATCCATGATTGCATGTTGTGATGTTGTGATGattgttgtatatacagtagaacctcgattatccggccctccattatccggaacctcgattatccggcttggcagttttctttttatcagattaaataattcagaaaatgggcgtgtccctaaaatgcgcatgcgcgttgcagctgttaccatggagacatgcctgcttatcttctgcgcatgcgcagacaaccatgtggcactgctgtttatcaataaagtgggtggatcaaggcgtggtttatctattcgattatccggcatattcacttatccggcctgcttctggaaccaaggtgtccggataatcgaggttctactgtacatacaaattGTGTCAGCTAGATCTGTCTTGTTCCCTGCCAGGTGTAAAattgtgattgtgattgtgtACCTGCGTACTTACAGATCAGACAAACACACAAGAGGACTCTCAAGCTGAAGAGGTACGTACTTGTAATGTTTGTACCGTATTCAGGCCGCTAAAACATTGCGTAAGGCTAAACAAATACTGAGAGGTGCCCTAAATAGCTACGTGtgcctacatgtataggatGCGCATAACCGTTCCACCTCCTAGCGTTACActtatcctataattatgtgtggctGAGTAAGTTACTGTATGCATTCCCTCGTATGATTGGCTCATAGAATTTCGTGTGacctctccccctcccccacagcTGTTCCGCAGACTGGAGAAGCACCCTGTCTTGCTCAAAGAGCTGCCGAGACATCTCATTGTAAGTGTGTGTACGTAGTGGCATTGATGACTGTGTTGAAGCATGAGTTTTCTGATTTTAGTCAAGTCATAGTTatgtgtaccgtatagcgggtaagtttcgtgggggtaaaaaattcgttcaactcgagaaacagtggttttcgtgagtaaaaattttgtttagcctcgtggctgcacggcattcctacgttccgataagcccacgcctacgttaaaatttcgtggaggtcagcctgcccacgaaaataacgaatattttacccccacgaaaatgacccgctatacggtattctgaTCGATATAGCTGttctataaaattaatacacttccataatttatatagttatataacTCGTATTGCTTCATCATGTACAGCATTGTATAAGCAGGAAAATGTTGAACtttctcaataattattgcctgaTGTATGATATAAAAATAGTAAGGGTGCTGGACAGGTCTTGAATAAACAAGATAGATCTTGAATAGAAATTGAGCAATAATTTAGAACCACAATGTACCTGTGCTGGACATGATGAAGCATGATGTATGATAAAAATAGTAAGGGTGCTGGACATGATGAAgcatgatgtacatgtatgataaaAATAGTAAGACATTAATGACTTGACTAAAATCAGAAAACTCCCTAGGTCTTTAACTTCATCATGTCCAGCACAGGCATTGTGGTTCTAAATTATTGCTCAATTTCTATTCAAGATCTATCTTGTTTATTCAAGACCTACCAGGACTTAGCATAAACCCTGTAATGTGTGGTTAGCTATTTTTAGGTATCACCCACTTTGCTTCATCAcctcctacatgtatgtacatggcAGGCTTATAcctaatgtactgtacatagcccccccccccctacacacacaacaggcTTTATAcctaatgtactgtacatattgAACTGTGTTGCTaaatatccccccccccccccagctgAGGGCACCCGCCTTAGACACGACTGACGGCTAGCCACAGGGATCACTCGATTATGCAGGAGACGATATTGGGACCACCCCTACGTGCAAGGTatgcatactgtacacaacttcccccccccccccaacacatacacaaccttcccccccacacacaggctcatagctaatatactgtacacaacctccccccccccccacacacaggcttatagctaatatactgtacacaacctccccccccccacacacacaggctcatagctaatatactgtacacaacctcccccccacacacaggcttatagctaatatactgtacacaaccccccccccccccacacacacaggctcatagatactgtacacaacctccccccccctcacacacacacacaatatactgtacacaaccttccccccccccacacacacaggctctgTGATTAGTCATAATGAAGGCTAATGAAGGTATTTATCCCTATTTAAAGTAGAGCCTCACACCTATTTAGTAGCATTTTTGAGAGCATGTTCAATTCCTAAACTAATAATATTGATGCagtagctctcagaattacctttccaatgaaagcaccgtaggtgctgatgcctcggtggaggtgccaaagctacataacataaagcaaACATTGATCATGATTattagtgggtaatgatcgatggTGATTGTGTTGTTAAAAAagatcaatgccaaaagttcaagtctaaaattaatggctgcaagtcagcgagccttgcagctcttttctcactcttgcagctaccaatagctagcgttctagtgcagagctaactactaagtagagtagcaacactcagtgaacaGGTTTTGCTAcgaactcttctgaaaaggctgcaatggcactCGAAGTGagcaaaactagccataactcgagaatgaagctttattttataaatccacgaattaaaatccaagaaaacatgattagaagcctatagaaactcttatttgcacttcattgatccttgagcggctgtagcagtctacacacacacacacggacacactactgtatagctcgcttgcgcatgcgcactgggGCATAATGATGTGCTCAGATACAAGTGTGATTGGTTTCTCTGACAATGTGTCCTCCTCCCCTATTGTACAGATTGAGGAGCGTCTCATCAAGTCTCCACCTGTCCATTACTGCGTGGACAGTGCTTGTGTGGGGTCTCGTCAGAAGGGAGCGGGGTCGACACCTCTATGGACACCACACCCTCTAACGCCCCCACCACTATCAAACTAGGGGGCACTCCACAACTTGAGGTACACACCTCCTACACATTTATAGCATTTTATATTTTTTGTGAGTGTGGATCAGCTATCACTATATaacctaccccccacagactgTTCGGAACGAAcagtctgtggggggtaggttACAAGC of the Halichondria panicea chromosome 2, odHalPani1.1, whole genome shotgun sequence genome contains:
- the LOC135331569 gene encoding uncharacterized protein LOC135331569 isoform X2, which translates into the protein MSSMEDSPLTPTKDSEELEDYSEQDRLQESDSPPTPKRRCLQDSQPDTPLSTVEYPQDLDYIITPMDIRCTNAHEKALCFLDLSQLDEFVERLNEIRQCPEPACRGNLVPTSVKRGIGGAATITYNCDGCRGQELTLDTCKVQEDGRNSEITRALHVAFIISGCTFTTYTKVLRYSLGIQSTYDDRFQDTIRTMHPVVKKMVDEMCTEAKEAMKQMKPEELGSWKRAVTVADGAWMTRGHHSKNFTFSIRNYFTGELLFRIHLSQKGGDNLYKGTSKGAEGYAARKLFQQAKEEGMKLEINRQDDDSSTSKAIRGIYEDVEIMMCRGHEGRSHLNQLKKLMQMKAFTSTMFKSHQNHIADIQNKPCSCSGKKHKKGCGCFTDQFIKNSRNLFSKILSNSESKEEFEKKTRSLYHHAIDEHVWDGGSCDFHALKVCSCGECPDKTNFVCEGQEYHTRDKLTCPFHMMAYRTEIEHRARKSSSLIHPELKAGHTNSMESSHNILIRFRQKHISLEKSHYELSTELGLLQANLTSMRKNKGPHYHWIPVLYQRLGLPLYTGIEDALEKYGKSRDKQLREIKEDKHKKRRIRYKVKRKMDREERIKWSKKLGDAYGCEWRRKRTEKDQAATKLCKCGSSEHRNKSHRDCPLNKRHASRDARSHPKSEKQGPSSAESDENNGTDASVNRDSSDSSESDFEDQILHAERGECICPNPKAHKRNCPAGNRNRGKRLFQTFKPGDKVAIHVTRLSGKHLVCRIAQVTNKRYTLHSKRGTLLKRFGGSELHKLGEDEGYEIPLDNWRQSEVVSTRALQEEDMVSCSCAIDTPDYLYVEDDDSEEDPDTQQGDNTIQTSIYCLSSTDINKIDRPTGWLNDIVITASQHLLYQHFPHIEGLQPPTLQAIRGFNVNKGEFVQILNVSNMHWCVVSTVGCSPGQVNVYDTMYRSVQKSTIPIIASLMLCTLPNLTINMMDVGRQTNGSDCGVLAIAIAYDLCAGNDPLTVVYEHTSTRQHLKESLKKCCFDRFPIRNSRTSTGVIHAEHVSLYCTCRMPEESIEDDPMAECDVCKGWYHRSCLSIPNEVFQVDGVEWKCEACTEQS
- the LOC135331569 gene encoding uncharacterized protein LOC135331569 isoform X1, with the translated sequence MSSMEDSPLTPTKDSEELEDYSEQDRLQESDSPPTPKRRCLQTPLQDSQPDTPLSTVEYPQDLDYIITPMDIRCTNAHEKALCFLDLSQLDEFVERLNEIRQCPEPACRGNLVPTSVKRGIGGAATITYNCDGCRGQELTLDTCKVQEDGRNSEITRALHVAFIISGCTFTTYTKVLRYSLGIQSTYDDRFQDTIRTMHPVVKKMVDEMCTEAKEAMKQMKPEELGSWKRAVTVADGAWMTRGHHSKNFTFSIRNYFTGELLFRIHLSQKGGDNLYKGTSKGAEGYAARKLFQQAKEEGMKLEINRQDDDSSTSKAIRGIYEDVEIMMCRGHEGRSHLNQLKKLMQMKAFTSTMFKSHQNHIADIQNKPCSCSGKKHKKGCGCFTDQFIKNSRNLFSKILSNSESKEEFEKKTRSLYHHAIDEHVWDGGSCDFHALKVCSCGECPDKTNFVCEGQEYHTRDKLTCPFHMMAYRTEIEHRARKSSSLIHPELKAGHTNSMESSHNILIRFRQKHISLEKSHYELSTELGLLQANLTSMRKNKGPHYHWIPVLYQRLGLPLYTGIEDALEKYGKSRDKQLREIKEDKHKKRRIRYKVKRKMDREERIKWSKKLGDAYGCEWRRKRTEKDQAATKLCKCGSSEHRNKSHRDCPLNKRHASRDARSHPKSEKQGPSSAESDENNGTDASVNRDSSDSSESDFEDQILHAERGECICPNPKAHKRNCPAGNRNRGKRLFQTFKPGDKVAIHVTRLSGKHLVCRIAQVTNKRYTLHSKRGTLLKRFGGSELHKLGEDEGYEIPLDNWRQSEVVSTRALQEEDMVSCSCAIDTPDYLYVEDDDSEEDPDTQQGDNTIQTSIYCLSSTDINKIDRPTGWLNDIVITASQHLLYQHFPHIEGLQPPTLQAIRGFNVNKGEFVQILNVSNMHWCVVSTVGCSPGQVNVYDTMYRSVQKSTIPIIASLMLCTLPNLTINMMDVGRQTNGSDCGVLAIAIAYDLCAGNDPLTVVYEHTSTRQHLKESLKKCCFDRFPIRNSRTSTGVIHAEHVSLYCTCRMPEESIEDDPMAECDVCKGWYHRSCLSIPNEVFQVDGVEWKCEACTEQS
- the LOC135331569 gene encoding uncharacterized protein LOC135331569 isoform X3, which translates into the protein MSTEQTPLQDSQPDTPLSTVEYPQDLDYIITPMDIRCTNAHEKALCFLDLSQLDEFVERLNEIRQCPEPACRGNLVPTSVKRGIGGAATITYNCDGCRGQELTLDTCKVQEDGRNSEITRALHVAFIISGCTFTTYTKVLRYSLGIQSTYDDRFQDTIRTMHPVVKKMVDEMCTEAKEAMKQMKPEELGSWKRAVTVADGAWMTRGHHSKNFTFSIRNYFTGELLFRIHLSQKGGDNLYKGTSKGAEGYAARKLFQQAKEEGMKLEINRQDDDSSTSKAIRGIYEDVEIMMCRGHEGRSHLNQLKKLMQMKAFTSTMFKSHQNHIADIQNKPCSCSGKKHKKGCGCFTDQFIKNSRNLFSKILSNSESKEEFEKKTRSLYHHAIDEHVWDGGSCDFHALKVCSCGECPDKTNFVCEGQEYHTRDKLTCPFHMMAYRTEIEHRARKSSSLIHPELKAGHTNSMESSHNILIRFRQKHISLEKSHYELSTELGLLQANLTSMRKNKGPHYHWIPVLYQRLGLPLYTGIEDALEKYGKSRDKQLREIKEDKHKKRRIRYKVKRKMDREERIKWSKKLGDAYGCEWRRKRTEKDQAATKLCKCGSSEHRNKSHRDCPLNKRHASRDARSHPKSEKQGPSSAESDENNGTDASVNRDSSDSSESDFEDQILHAERGECICPNPKAHKRNCPAGNRNRGKRLFQTFKPGDKVAIHVTRLSGKHLVCRIAQVTNKRYTLHSKRGTLLKRFGGSELHKLGEDEGYEIPLDNWRQSEVVSTRALQEEDMVSCSCAIDTPDYLYVEDDDSEEDPDTQQGDNTIQTSIYCLSSTDINKIDRPTGWLNDIVITASQHLLYQHFPHIEGLQPPTLQAIRGFNVNKGEFVQILNVSNMHWCVVSTVGCSPGQVNVYDTMYRSVQKSTIPIIASLMLCTLPNLTINMMDVGRQTNGSDCGVLAIAIAYDLCAGNDPLTVVYEHTSTRQHLKESLKKCCFDRFPIRNSRTSTGVIHAEHVSLYCTCRMPEESIEDDPMAECDVCKGWYHRSCLSIPNEVFQVDGVEWKCEACTEQS